Proteins co-encoded in one Neofelis nebulosa isolate mNeoNeb1 chromosome 2, mNeoNeb1.pri, whole genome shotgun sequence genomic window:
- the FAAH gene encoding fatty-acid amide hydrolase 1: MVLDELWAELPGASVAALACCFVAAAVALRWSSRRPARDAGARARRKQRAALETMDKSAQRFRLQNPDLDSEALLALPLTQLVQKLQRGELSPEAALFTYVGKAWEVNKETNCVTTYLADCETQLSQAPKRGLLYGVPVSLKECFSYKGQDSTLGLSLNESMPAECDSVVVQVLKLQGAVPFVHTNIPQSMFSYDCSNPLFGQTLNPLKSSKSPGGSSGGEGALIAGGGSPLGLGTDIGGSIRFPSSFCGICGLKPTGNRISKSGLKGCVYGQVAVQMSVGPMARDVESLALCLRALLCEDMFRLDAAVPPLPFKEEVYTSSQPLRVGYYETDNYTTPTPAMKRALLETKQSLEAAGHTLIPFLPSNIPHALEILSTGGLFSDGGHSFLQNFKGDFVDPCLGDLISVLKIPRCLKGLLAFLLKPLFPRMAAFLGSMKSRSAGKLWELQYEIEVYRNSVIAQWRALDLDVLLTPMLGPALNLNAPGRATAAVSYTLLYNCLDFPAGVVPVTTVTAEDEAQMEHYRGYFGDIWDKALQKAVKKSVGLPVAVQCVALPWQEELCLRFMREVERLMTPEKQPS; this comes from the exons ATGGTGCTGGACGAACTGTGGGCCGAGCTCCCTGGCGCCTCCGTGGCTGCCCTGGCCTGCTGCTTCGTTGCAGCGGCCGTGGCCCTGCGCTGGTCAAGTCGTCGGCCGGCGCGGGACGCGGGGGCCAGGGCACGACGCAAACAGCGGGCGGCTCTGGAGACCATGGATAAGTCGGCGCAGCGCTTCCGCCTCCAG AACCCCGACCTGGACTCAGAGGCACTGCTGGCCCTGCCCCTGACTCAGCTGGTGCAGAAGTTACAACGAGGGGAGCTGTCCCCGGAGGCTGCACTCTTCACCTACGTAGGAAAG GCCTGGGAAGTAAACAAAGAGACCAACTGTGTGACCACCTACCTGGCAGACTGTGAGACTCAGCTGTCCCAGGCCCCAAAGCGGGGCCTGCTGTATGGAGTCCCTGTGAGCCTCAAGGAGTGCTTCAGCTACAAG GGCCAGGATTCAACACTGGGCTTGAGCCTGAACGAGAGCATGCCGGCAGAGTGTGACAGTGTGGTGGTGCAGGTGCTGAAGCTACAGGGCGCTGTGCCCTTCGTGCACACCAACATCCCTCAGTCCATGTTCAG CTATGACTGCAGTAATCCTCTCTTTGGCCAGACCTTGAACCCACTGAAGTCCTCTAAGAGCCCAGGTGGCTCCTCTGGGGGTGAAGGGGCCCTCATTGCGGGTGGAGGCTCCCCCCTGGGCTTAGGTACTGACATCGGAGGCAGTATCcgctttccctcctccttctgtgGCATCTGTGGCCTCAAGCCCACGGGAAACCGCATCAG CAAGAGTGGCCTGAAGGGCTGTGTCTATGGACAGGTAGCAG tGCAAATGTCAGTTGGCCCCATGGCCCGGGATGTGGAAAGCCTAGCACTGTGCCTGCGAGCGCTACTGTGTGAGGACATGTTCCGCTTGGACGCTGCCGTGCCCCCGCTGCCCTTCAAGGAGGAG GTCTACACAAGCTCTCAGCCCCTGCGTGTGGGGTATTATGAGACCGACAACTATACCACACCAACCCCGGCCATGAAGCGGGCCCTGCTGGAGACgaagcagagcctggaggctgctggcCACACG CTGATCCCCTTCCTGCCAAGCAATATACCCCATGCTCTGGAGATCCTCTCAACAGGTGGGCTGTTCAGTGATGGTGGCCACAGCTTCCTACAGAACTT CAAAGGTGATTTTGTGGACCCCTGCTTGGGAGACCTGATCTCAGTTCTGAAGATACCCAGGTGTTTGAAAGGACTGCTGGCTTTCCTGCTAAAGCCTCTG TTCCCGAGGATGGCAGCCTTTCTTGGCAGTATGAAGTCCCG GTCGGCTGGAAAGCTCTGGGAACTGCAGTACGAGATTGAG GTGTACCGCAACTCTGTGATTGCCCAGTGGAGAGCACTGGACCTGGATGTGTTGCTCACCCCCATGCTGGGCCCTGCTCTGAACCTGAATGCTCCCGGCAGGGCCACAG CGGCTGTCAGCTACACTCTGCTCTACAACTGCCTGGACTTCCCAGCGGGGGTGGTGCCTGTCACCACAGTGACCGCTGAGGACGAGGCTCAGATGGAACATTACAGGGGCTACTTTGGAGATATCTGGGACAAGGCGCTACAGAAG GCCGTGAAGAAGAGCGTGGGGCTGCCCGTGGCCGTGCAGTGTGTGGCTCTGCCCTGGCAAGAAGAGTTGTGTCTGCGGTTCATGCGGGAGGTGGAGCGACTGATGACCCCTGAAAAGCAGCCATCCTGA